One Methanocaldococcus infernus ME DNA segment encodes these proteins:
- the tes gene encoding tetraether lipid synthase Tes: protein MKTLSICPICHKRIPAEIYEEDGKIWIKKRCEEHGEFKDIYWGDSNLYKKALKYWFDNKVKVYQSETKDGCPFDCGLCPSHRTTTILANIDVTNRCNLNCPICFANANKTGKVYEPSFEEIKKMMEILRSEEPPTPAIQFAGGEPTVREDLPELIKLAREMGFLQVQIATNGIRLKNLDYLRKLKEVKLSTIYLQFDGVTEKPYLEARGKNLLPLKKKVIENCRKVDFRSVVLVPTLVRGINDEEVGDIIRYAIDNVDVVRGINFQPVSFTGRINEEERLKWRITIPDFIKLVEEQTEFLDREDFYPVPSVAKLSALASKLTEVERPTLSCHPCCGVASYLIINKEKNKVVPLTKVVDIDGFLEDVEDLIEKLEEKKMSKLIVKGELLKDLIKHIDLKKLDDIGYKRLAELILNIIRGDYNSLVKFHYNVVMVGCMHFMDPYNFDIQRVSRCAIHYALPDGKIIPFCSFNTLYREEYEEKYSVPIKEWKHAKGM, encoded by the coding sequence ATGAAAACTCTCTCTATTTGCCCAATATGCCATAAAAGAATTCCTGCAGAGATCTATGAAGAAGATGGAAAAATTTGGATAAAAAAGAGATGTGAAGAGCATGGAGAATTTAAAGATATTTACTGGGGAGACTCTAACTTGTATAAAAAAGCTTTAAAGTATTGGTTTGACAACAAAGTTAAGGTTTATCAAAGTGAAACAAAAGATGGCTGTCCCTTTGACTGTGGTCTTTGCCCATCTCATAGGACAACCACTATATTGGCTAATATAGATGTAACTAACAGATGTAACTTAAACTGTCCTATCTGCTTTGCCAATGCAAACAAGACAGGAAAGGTTTATGAGCCAAGCTTTGAAGAGATTAAGAAGATGATGGAAATTTTAAGAAGTGAAGAGCCACCAACTCCAGCTATTCAATTTGCTGGAGGGGAGCCAACTGTTAGAGAAGATCTTCCAGAGCTTATAAAGTTAGCCAGAGAGATGGGCTTTTTACAAGTTCAAATAGCTACCAATGGAATTAGGTTAAAGAATTTAGACTATCTAAGGAAGTTGAAAGAGGTTAAGCTATCAACCATCTACTTACAGTTTGATGGAGTTACTGAGAAACCCTACTTAGAGGCAAGAGGGAAAAATCTATTACCACTAAAGAAGAAGGTTATAGAGAACTGTAGAAAAGTGGATTTTAGAAGTGTTGTTTTAGTTCCTACTTTAGTTAGAGGAATCAATGATGAAGAGGTTGGAGATATAATAAGATATGCTATAGACAATGTTGATGTTGTTAGAGGAATTAACTTTCAACCAGTTTCCTTTACAGGGAGGATAAATGAGGAGGAAAGGTTAAAGTGGAGAATAACCATTCCAGACTTTATAAAGTTGGTTGAAGAGCAGACAGAGTTTTTAGATAGAGAAGATTTTTATCCTGTCCCCTCTGTTGCTAAGTTAAGTGCCTTAGCCTCAAAACTTACTGAAGTTGAGAGGCCAACACTAAGCTGTCATCCTTGCTGTGGAGTGGCATCTTACTTAATAATCAACAAAGAGAAGAATAAGGTAGTTCCATTAACTAAAGTAGTAGATATAGATGGATTCTTAGAAGATGTTGAAGATTTGATAGAGAAACTTGAAGAGAAAAAGATGTCTAAGTTAATTGTTAAAGGAGAGCTGTTAAAAGATTTAATTAAGCACATTGATCTTAAGAAGTTGGATGACATTGGTTATAAGAGATTGGCTGAGCTAATCTTAAACATTATAAGAGGAGACTATAACTCATTGGTTAAGTTCCATTACAATGTTGTCATGGTTGGGTGTATGCACTTTATGGATCCTTATAACTTTGACATTCAAAGGGTTAGTAGATGTGCTATCCATTATGCTCTCCCTGATGGAAAGATAATTCCCTTCTGCTCTTTCAACACCCTATATAGAGAGGAGTATGAAGAAAAATATTCAGTTCCAATAAAAGAGTGGAAACATGCTAAGGGAATGTAA
- a CDS encoding 7-cyano-7-deazaguanine synthase: MLLKKLRVESSLKVLESLGIDEELKETLREMLKLRLETLDFYKKVSAKKKYEAVLAFSGGVDSSASAVIGRELFKIKAVFCYSPYLHKESYLDYIKELTKKLKIKLEIVEVDLDRIYKESVIENRYHPCGRCHKIIEESIYERAKDFVIFGDLLAFGSLSFYKVDNFYRINLPSFFALTKDEERKILKSENIVIEQGYGCSLLREYHIKNKSYKFTIQRILREVRAKVISPDEGFKNILHILEGEK, from the coding sequence ATGCTATTAAAGAAGTTAAGGGTTGAAAGCTCATTAAAAGTCTTGGAAAGTTTAGGTATAGATGAGGAGTTAAAAGAAACTTTGAGGGAGATGTTAAAGTTAAGGTTAGAAACCTTAGATTTTTATAAAAAAGTTTCAGCTAAGAAAAAGTATGAAGCTGTTTTAGCCTTCTCTGGAGGGGTTGATAGCTCAGCATCAGCAGTTATAGGGAGAGAGCTTTTTAAAATAAAGGCTGTCTTTTGCTACTCTCCTTACTTACATAAGGAGAGCTATTTAGATTATATCAAAGAGCTAACCAAGAAGTTAAAGATTAAGCTGGAAATAGTTGAAGTTGATTTAGATAGAATTTATAAAGAAAGTGTTATAGAAAATAGATATCATCCCTGTGGAAGATGTCATAAAATTATAGAAGAGAGTATTTATGAAAGGGCTAAAGACTTTGTTATCTTTGGAGATCTCTTAGCCTTTGGCTCACTCTCTTTTTATAAAGTTGATAACTTCTATAGGATTAATTTACCTTCCTTTTTTGCTCTAACAAAAGATGAGGAGAGGAAAATTTTAAAGAGTGAGAATATTGTTATAGAGCAAGGATATGGTTGTTCTCTTTTAAGGGAGTATCATATAAAAAATAAGAGCTATAAATTTACTATACAGAGAATTTTAAGAGAGGTTAGGGCTAAGGTTATTAGTCCTGATGAAGGATTTAAAAATATCTTACATATCTTAGAAGGTGAGAAATAA
- a CDS encoding endonuclease III domain-containing protein has product MKIYEKLLNTYGYQNWWPAETRFEVIIGSILVQGTQWSRVEKVIEEMKKRDLIDEEKILKIDEDELINIIRKVGYYKRKARALKELTGFIVNNYGSTDEMAKSDESLISLREKLLSIKGIGKETADSILLYALDRETFVVNAYTKRLFGRLNIIHEKDYEKIKRFFESQIPRDLKIYKEYNALIVEHCKRACRKVPKCLTCPLKNICPYSEDYAIKEVKG; this is encoded by the coding sequence ATGAAAATTTATGAAAAACTTTTAAATACTTATGGATATCAAAACTGGTGGCCTGCTGAGACAAGGTTTGAAGTTATTATAGGCTCTATCTTAGTCCAAGGAACTCAGTGGAGTAGAGTTGAGAAAGTTATTGAGGAGATGAAGAAGAGAGATTTAATTGATGAAGAGAAAATTCTAAAAATTGATGAGGATGAGCTAATAAATATAATTAGGAAGGTTGGCTATTATAAAAGGAAAGCAAGGGCTTTAAAAGAGCTTACAGGTTTCATAGTTAATAACTATGGCTCAACTGATGAGATGGCTAAGAGTGATGAAAGCTTAATTAGCTTAAGAGAAAAATTACTAAGTATTAAAGGAATTGGCAAGGAAACTGCTGATTCTATCTTACTCTATGCTTTAGATAGGGAAACATTTGTTGTTAATGCATACACAAAAAGGTTATTTGGAAGGCTAAATATAATTCATGAGAAAGATTATGAAAAAATTAAGAGATTTTTTGAAAGCCAGATTCCAAGAGATTTAAAGATCTATAAGGAGTATAATGCTTTAATAGTTGAGCACTGTAAAAGAGCTTGTAGAAAGGTTCCAAAGTGCTTAACCTGTCCATTAAAAAATATTTGTCCTTATAGTGAAGACTATGCTATTAAAGAAGTTAAGGGTTGA
- a CDS encoding DUF447 domain-containing protein, which yields MLGEYVLVCKGSFINKAPIGAYINKDIAKIYLYEGSHTYEILKENNYFSLNVVEPIDLAKALISDEDDYLFNKDIPFLKNSFYSIFYEIFERKSFERKDRFGKAKVMVIKAKEIDRIYFNKVPKPYNRGSSLLVELSVLYSRLIKYEDEELMEEFLSLYKKVKRLGNKECRALADLLLSKLRERYANENL from the coding sequence ATGTTAGGGGAATATGTCTTAGTCTGTAAAGGAAGTTTTATAAATAAGGCTCCAATTGGAGCTTACATAAATAAAGATATTGCTAAGATCTATCTCTATGAAGGCTCACACACCTATGAAATTTTAAAAGAGAATAACTACTTTTCTTTAAATGTTGTGGAGCCAATAGATTTAGCCAAGGCTTTAATAAGTGATGAAGATGACTACTTATTTAATAAAGATATTCCCTTCCTAAAAAACTCTTTTTACTCAATCTTTTATGAAATTTTTGAAAGGAAAAGCTTTGAAAGGAAGGATAGGTTTGGAAAGGCTAAGGTTATGGTTATAAAGGCTAAGGAGATAGATAGGATTTACTTTAACAAGGTTCCTAAGCCTTACAATAGAGGCTCTTCCTTACTTGTTGAACTCTCTGTTCTATACAGTAGGTTAATTAAGTATGAAGATGAGGAACTTATGGAAGAGTTTTTAAGTTTATATAAGAAGGTTAAAAGACTTGGAAACAAGGAGTGTAGAGCCTTAGCTGATCTACTACTGTCTAAGTTAAGGGAGAGATATGCTAATGAAAATTTATGA